AGGATAACTCCTTTTTTTATTGAGTGCAAACAGAATGAGCGCTGAAATACATGACAATATTTTGTCTCATGgtattttctcattttcacaCAACGCATATAAACATCCAAGCCGTTCCCATGCTGTTCAGTTATACATTACATCACATAAACAGTGAGCGAAGCAGTTAACACGTTGCAAGCCTTCTTGCattatttttgttccatttttaaCATGAATCACATTAAATAGACAAACTTGGCATTATTCACAGATGGTAGTAAAAAGCTCCAGGATTATGCGGTCTTGTCATGCAGCTTGACTGCGATTTTCTGCAGCTCCATGTCCATCGCGGCCAGattttccagctctttctcctgtgggtgggggaggggggaaaaaaagcatttccttTAAAAATGCCAAAAGACATTCATCAGCAGTTTTGTCGCATTTGTTAAGcaataaacatgtttaatcATTAACTGTTGAACCCATTCAGTCAGGTCTCTGGAAGGCTGAATTGGGCTTGTAGCAGAACTTGACGTCGGGACCCGACCCCCTATTAAGCCCACCAGCCACCCCTAACAGCATTTTAGTAAACATTTGGTTGAGTCGGGAAGATGGGGCTGAATTTAATTGGTTCAGCTCCTGTGCAACATGTATCCACAGAAAACTTAAGCAGGTTGACTTAAGTTGGAAGCATTGTAACTAtcgaaagttttttttttttttttttctttcttgctctggccaaaaattttaaatattacacGAATCATTTGAAAGATTCAATATGAGTTATTCTTAAAGGTTAGAACAAATTAATTTGGAAGCTTGATCTCAACATGAAGTGTGAGATCCATGCTGTGAAAATGTATGCGCTCTCAGACCCTGAGCAGCAGCTTGGTTTGCCTCTGCATTCACATTCGCTACAGCATTTATGTAAGCCTGTCCCTGCGTCAGGAATACACCTCTAATGGATGAATCGCTCACTTGGGTTACATATTCCCTCAATCTGCAAGACGCAGTACTGTGGAACCAGTGAATCACTTTGATGCTGCATCAGTAATTTGTTTTTCCCGCTCTAATGTATGGGATGAGACGAGCCTCTGCAGGCGGAACTCCTCCACGATCTTTATGGACATCTTTAGCCTGATTACTCTCGGAGACTCAAATCATTTGCTCCTTGGTGTGATTACTGCAGCAGTCATAAAATACTGGTGTGGAGAAGTCAAACGGGGTAAGCAAGGAGATGTGCTGTAGTGAGGGAGACAATAATACAGTTAAGGGAGGCCGAGTTCACCAGTCCAGATTCCACTGCACCACTTCTGGGACCTGACCTGCGCATTTTCACAGATGCTCGTTTGCTCAGTTCTAGGGAGATTTCCATGATGAGCTTCTCGGTCGCAGTAAAGCATTACTGCAATGTGATGTGCTTCATGACTTCATTAGGTCAGCCAAATGCAGTGTGTGCCATTTTAGCAGAGGTGCGTGCAAAATACTTAATTTCTCTTACATAGGTTGCTTTTGGTTCAAGCTGGGCAAATGTGTTTTGGCTGCGGCCTAATCTCAAGTTGCAGTTGAAACAATGCAGCACAAGATAATTTGTTCTCCTGTCATTCTTTGCATGAATACACTTAGATAATCGGTTAAAGACGGCATGACCGAACCTCCTGTGGAGTGAGTTGTCTCTGCTGTGGACTCCTTTTCACCTCCTCTTTATCGGAGTGGTTAGACAGCTGGTTTAACTTGTAGCTCAGCAGTTTGGTCAGTTCATCCATCTAAAACAAaacgcagaagaagaaaatatttcaacatgATCACTGTTTCAATATGATCTCTGGCATGGCAACATTTCAGGATGCATGTTGTTTAGCCTTGGAAGGTTTCATTAAAGTCTGCAAAGTTGCAAGCTTTCGcccataaatataaaatgttgtaaatattAGGTAAAATTATCACTTTTGAGGCTCACCTTAGTTGCATGCTCATCTGAGTCTCTCTTAAACCAGGCAGGGTGGTAATAGCCTCTGTAAATCCAGGGATTGCGCTTCTCGGCCAGATACCTAAACGTGACCAATTTAGGTGCCAGATATGTTCTGTTAGTGCAAGTGAACGGTTTCTTGTTGATTCATTCATACCTTACCTCTactaatataaaatatttgctACATATAAtggtacaaacaaacaaaatgctaatttaGGTAAAATACCTTAGGGCTTCATCTCTgtccttttcctctctctcttcatcTTCGTTCTCGTCTCTTTTGTCAAAATCCCAGTATTCCTGGCTGCGTTCTTCATTGGGCTCTTCCCTGGCTTCCTCTGGAAGCTCCTCACCACGTTTGTGCCTCCTTTGTGAATACCTGCCAGGCCTCCATGTCCTCTTCTCTCTACCGGTATCAAAGTCCCAGTATTCCTGGCTGCGTTCTTCCTCAGGTTCTTCTGAAAGCTCCTCATCCCGCTTGTGTCTCCTTTGGTGATGTCTGCCAGCCCTCCACTCCCTCTTTTCTCTTCCAGTATCAACATCCCAGTATTCCTGGCTTCGTTCCTCCTCGGGTTCTTCCTTTGCTTCTTCTGAAAGCTCCTCATCCCGCTTGTGCCTCCTTTGGTGATGTCTGCCAGCCCTCCACTCCCTCTTTTCTCTTCCAGTATCAACATCCCAGTACTCCTGGCTTCGTTCTTCATCAGGTTCTTCCTTAGCTTCTTCCGAAAGCTCCTCATCCCGCTTTTGCCTCCTTTGGTGGAATCTGCCAGGCCTCCAGCCCCTCTTGTCAACATCCCATGATTCCTGACTGCGGTCTTCATATTCTTCAACCTCCGATGGTTCATCGCTGCGTCTGTGGAGCTTTATCTTGTGATGATAGCGATGTGTGGGTTTCCATATCCGCTTGTCTCTCGCATCCTGCCTTTTCTCTACGTCCCAGTCCTCTTGACTGCGTTCCTCCTCTGGCTCTCCCCCATCTTCCNNNNNNNNNNNNNNNNNNNNNNNNNNNNNNNNNNNNNNNNNNNNNNNNNNNNNNNNNNNNNNNNNNNNNNNNNNNNNNNNNNNNNNNNNNNNNNNNNNNNNNNNNNNNNNNNNNNNNNNNNNNNNNNNNNNNNNNNNNNNNNNNNNNNNNNNNNNNNNNNNNNNNNNNNNNNNNNNNNNNNNNNNNNNNNNNNNNNNNNNNNNNNNNNNNNNNNNNNNNNNNNNNNNNNNNNNNNNNNNNNNNNNNNNNNNNNNNNNNNNNNNNNNNNNNNNNNNNNNNNNNNNNNNNNNNNNNNNNNNNNNNNNNNNNNNNNNNNNNNNNNNNNNNNNNNNNNNNNNNNNNNNNNNNNNNNNNNNNNNNNNNNNNNNNNNNNNNNNNNNNNNNNNNNNNNNNNNNNNNNNNNNNNNNNNNNNNNNNNNNNNNNNNNNNNNNNNNNNNNNNNNNNNNNNNNNNNNNNNNNNNNNNNNNNNNNNNNNNNNNNNNNNNNNNNNNNNNNNNNGattgtaaacattttgaagattaaaaaaaaaaaaatctgaaaatctcTACATTCATTCCCCTTTACTAATAACCCTAATTAAAATCCAGTGGAAAATTTGGACTTCAcccaaataataaataatccaTCTGATTCATACCATTCTTTGTAAAAGAACTTTAGAGAACAATCAGGTTGATGGAGACCAAGGGACACACAACAAATTTAATGTAGGtttgggttataaaacaatatttcgaGCTATTAATAGCTCAATGAGTCCTGTTTCCATCATCTGTGACGGAAAATGAGTATGGTACAATTGATAACCTACCGACACATGGCTGACAAAGTCATTGGCTGACAAGCAAGGAAAACAATAATCAGAGAATCAACCAAGAGGtctatggtaactctggaggagctgcagagatccacagctcttATGGAAGAATCAGTTGAAATCACAACTATCATTGATAAATCtagcctttatggaagagagggagaaagaaGTGTATTACTGACAGAAAGCCACAAGAAGTCTAGATTAGAGTTTATACCAAGACATTTAGGGGTCACAACAAAGATATGGAAGTAGGAGCTCTGGTCacatgagaccaaaatgtaatATGTTGAGTTATATTTAAAGAGCCAAGCCACCTTGAACACACCATGCCTATGGTGAAACACAGTGatgacagcatcatgctataAGGATATTTTTCTTCAGGAGGAACAACCAAACTTGTCAGAGTGGAATGGAAGATGAACAGAGCTAATCACAGGGAAAGATCTTCCAGATTTCAGCCAAAGCTACAATTACATAGTTTACATCAAAGCAAATTTGCATGTTGGAATGGCCTAATCAAACTCCAGAGCCAAATtcaactgagaatctgttgcAAGATTTAGAAAAATTAATGATCACAGGTCACTGCTCAAGTCACATTATTCTAGATATTATTCTGTGCacagctggtagagacacaGTTCTATAGTTTTGTGGCTACAACAAAGGTTGCTTCTAAAATGTATTGATTCTGGAGGACTGAATATAAATGTTGTTTGTATGCTttaattataaaatgtttattcacAAAAACATTACTTTCCTGTCTCTTCACATTTATGCACCGATTTTTGTTGAGCTAGCCTATAAAATCACGACTTAATCTGTCTGTGGTTGAAATTTGACAGAACAGGAAATGATTAGTGGGCCATTAAATCGTTTGCAAGGTACTGTATGTGAAACTGTCTTTAAAGAAACAGTTCACCATAGTAAATTTGATAACGTTTATGGATTTAATGTAATGTCGGCCTTTGGAGTCTTGAATGTTGAGGATAGTGTGATTCAATtggttaaaaagaaagaatctGAGGAATTATTAATGAGAAAATGAATATTAAAACATTACTTGGGCTTCAGACTGTTGCCTGGGACTATCCGTCACACTACTGGGCCAAGGCTTGAccattcttcttttctttttgattcttttctgtgtgtgtttaagaAGCCATGGATATTAGAAAGACCATTCTctgcctttgttttatttagtggtaATGGAACGGAGGACCCAGAAATATCGTTTCTGTGGCGAGAAGGcgaaagaggaagaaaacatgAGAGTAAAGGCTAGAAAGAGATTAATATACAGGCTTCTCTCCTTCTAACCACAGAGTGGGCATAAACAGCCCAGCGTCTCATTGATGTCAGCTGTAGCTGTGCCTAtcctttatttttcagtttggtTTGGACAGAGCAGGCGGCCTGGTCTGCAGGAGTTGGGAGGACATGGCCCAGGCTTTCCCACATCACTCACGGGCCCCTGATAGGCGGTCACACAGGCCCATAATGACAGGGTGAGAGATTTGGTATTAAAGTCGCCTCTGCTGCCTCCTCTGCTCCTGTCTGACGTCAGAATGTTAAATACGGGGATGAGAGCATGGCATGGCCTACGGCATAGGGAGTTAGACCTGTCTTAAGTATAGAGCTTTGTTTGAGAGAAGCCTTGGCTTGGTTCCACAGGACCGTTTCCATGGACCCGCGCTATACACAACAATGGGACATTTGGGATTGGGGTTATACCTTAAAAGAATTGTGATTTGCAATAGCTGTATCGTCAGGGAATGGTGATGGGCGTGTGGGAGGGAGGACTTCTTGAAAACATAATAATCCAGTCTAAGAGCTTGAATTTACTGGGTGGACAGTAAAGTATTTCCCTTCAGATTTAGCTTGTTCAGATGTTGTGGCTTGCCTTTATTaagtattaaaacaataaatcctACATCCAAAGTGAAGGTGCTTTCCCTGTGTTATGATTTTACAGGTTATGACTAATGAATGGAGAAAACCTggggaagaaaataaatctggaggctatttttcacaaatgtcatgtGCTCACCAGTAAAAGACCTCATTGTCCGGGCAACTCAACGATACAACCAATACCCAAATTAGATTAGCAACATAAAAGCAGCCGAAAGCTGCACCTGCATCTACAGATCATCGCACCATTGTGGCATTTAAAGAAAAGGCCTCCGTCAAACACGCCCCCCTGACCTTCACTAGCTAACATAAACTAATTAGGGTTGCTCTGAAAGGAATGGTCTGCCATTGGACTAATCAGCTTCCACTGATCTTGACCATGCGATTCTGCTCCAGCCTGTTCTCCCCTCTAGGACCTCATTATCACACGTTTTCAAAGGAGCGCCGTGGCGAACGGAAGAGGGCTGAAAAGATGAAGACATTTGGGAGGTGGTTGTCCAGGAAGGGGGCTTCTCCGGTTCCTCTCTCCTCACATTGGACTCAGAAGGGAAATGTCAAGCGTGAAGCTCGGAGAGTGGTCAGAACTGCTCAGTCCAGTAGGCAGCACAGAGGGGGCCTTTGTCCACCATCACTTAGCACCAATTACAGCCCGTCAAAATAGTTTTTCTGCTGCGGGGCGACGTGTTAATGGGCCCGGTTGGGTGTGAGGAGCGACCTTGTCCACACACACCAACCAGGGGTCAGGGGTAAATAGGGCCCTTTTGATGTGGCGGATGAGATTTTTGCAACCTTTAGCTGCCCAGGGAATGCCAGGACAAAGACGCAGAATGTGATACAATTAGGCGGACAACTAGGCGCAGTGAATGGAGCTGGTCCAAAGAAGTGGGATGGCTACCTTTGCTAGGAACAGATTGGCAGGCCCGTGATGGCCAAACAGGTGCCTCGGAAGGTCAACGCCCCTCCCAAATGCAAAAGAGGACGCAGGTGAGGACACAAACACCAGCCAAACAGGGCTTTTGCTTGAAGTGAGCAGTAATTAAAATCCTGTTGAACAAATGACTGCCCTTCTGGACACAAAGAAGGTCCTTTTGTATTTGTGAAAAGGTCAGAGACCATTCAGTCTTCCGCTGCATTTCCCATCTCTATCCTGACTTGGAGCGGGACTCAAACAGGGGACTGGGCCAGCTTGCCTGCAGGTCGCCCTCAGCTAAACCTGGAAAGGATTCGTTCTACAATATGAGAAACTTAACTTGGCACAAATGATGTCTGACCCACACTGTGTTTAAGTAATCAGCGATTATCTGATTTAAGATGAAAAGATTTTTCATAACTTAGAGCTGTGCGACGTATTTAGTCTTGGCATGTAAGCTTAAAACGAGGCTTACACAGCAACGCACTACAAGTACTCGTTTAGTTTCTTCACAGCTCTATGAGTGAGCACTACAGTTCTttgagaaaaacattaaaaaaaaaaacctatctAAACTATACTGAGCAAATTTAACCACATGCAAGCCTGTGGGAACTCGTGGATGACATCCATCTGCCTTCTCCAAAATACTTTCTGAACTTACTGATGTACAGTTCATTACCCTTAGCCAATCCTCCTGGAAGTGGATGTGGTGATCTGGCTCCCAGCTTCATCTACTTAATGTTGAAATAAAGGAGGTGATTGAACTCAGCCTCCAAATTGGATTTGTGTAATCTGCATCGAGTTTGAACATCCTGTGTAAACACAAGCGTGTGCAGATGCCGGAAATGCCACGGCTGGAAACAAAAATGCCCCTAAGTTGACTTTGGCAGAAAATCAGGAAAGTAGAAAGGGGGATGAAGCCTAAATGCAGGCAGGAGTACGTCCATGTTATTTAGAGGGTCAAACCGTGTTTCTAGAATGTCCAAATGAAAGCAAGAAAATGTTATAGATTGATTTAGGGTGATACGATGGGAAGCATTACAATAATGGGTTAGTCATTTTAGTAAGTGTTGTAATTTGTCTTGTAGCAACACCTCACAAAGTAcgtcatcttttatttttattgtttatttttttcttatgaaACAGCTTTGAGAGATCTTACATTTCTAAATCCCATGTTCTCACATTCACTGGGAACAAAGTCTGCAACATCCCCTCATAACCTTTACACCAAATTCAACTTGGCACAATGATGTGGAAGCAAAAttgaagaaacacaaacatcattaaGAGTTCATGTGTTTCTGTTAAACAACCCTTTAGTTATACTCTCATTTCCTTAATAGCTTTGCAGCTGGATTTTACCCACGAGCTTACTCACACAGCATTCGCCCCAAACCTGGTTTCTTTAGCTGCTTTTCTCTCAGAAATAATTAAGAATATGACTGAACCTTGATAGGATTAATTTGCCTTACAAAAGCtgcccccccccaaccccccccttAGAGCCCGACTCATTAGAGCATGTGTTTTAGGGAAGGGAGGGGAGCAAAGGTCTCTAAAGGTTAATTCCAAATGCATAGCCTCCTTGAAGCGGCATGGCAACATGTCTCCTCCGCTCATAGATCGGGTGCATAATGTCCATCAAGCCGACTTGGTGACAAAAGGCTCAATACTGAGTCGATTGCCTTTCTGTATCTTCATCTctcccaaacacacacagagctttctTTCCTCCTGCATACATGgctgtattgtttttattatgtggGGGATTGTAACTGCATGTGCACATGTGTCAGTTGCATAAACAAAATGAATTGCTGATGGTGTGCGATTGTGTTTCTCAAATTCAAAGCGGGTTTCCCTAAGCTTTAATTCACGAAGCTACATTTGGAACGCGACACTTTTATGTGTTATATCATGTCCGATATCTAGAATTTGTTGATATCTTACtcagctgccatgtttatgttgttctgTTGCTTTCATTGTGGCGAGCTACatctttatgatttttttttttttttaagtcctctTGATCTTGAAGACAGCAAATGCAGCAAAGGAGAACAATAAAACGAGAGATCAAGAAGACAAAAAAGAGACCACAAACTGGTGAAGACAAAACAGCAGaggaagacagaaagaaaagagggggggggggaaagtaAAAGAATGTGAGATGCAGTGAAAAATAAGAATGtaaggaagagaaaagaaaacaaagacaagcgAGAAAGAGTGAGATGTGGGCCATTCATAAGCAGACTTCTCCAAAGGATCTCGGGCCAGCACACCTGCTACTATTCACTTCAGAGGAAATAGACACTCTGTGGAAGAGAGTCTCTTGGCCTCGGGACAAAACCGCTGCAGCGCCAAATTAGAAACAGGAAGGAGTGTGGGTAAGGCTCAGATTAAAAACGTACTCCCCACATGGATTCAATATACTGCAGCCCTGATCCGCTCTGGAAACCTAAAACCCAACAGCACTATTTTATGCCCCAGTCAACAGAACGCCCCGTGTTTGCACTGTGACACTATGAAGATGAAGTCCAATGTCAACCCCTGAATGTTGGTAAACTGTGGGATTCTAATTGCTGCCCATTCTAATAAGGGAAGGACGGTTCTAAGTATACATACAGTGTACTTACTGTAGAAGTAAAGCACCATGTCTTGTTGTTAAACTGTAAATAACGTGTCGTTTAAGCAAACTGCGCACAATACACTAAAACTGTTTTGTTCTGCACAGGTGGTAATTGTTCCAGGTAATGAGAAAATTATTGCAActgtaaaactaaataaaaacaaccccCCATTGGCCTAACTTTGTCCTTACATTACATCCCAGTCTTTCTAGTCTATGTCATTTATCAGAATGACAGCCAGATGGCTTGTTGCGCAAGAAGACACTAAAGGGGAGGACAAAGTTCTGTGTCCCACAGATAACCATTAGAATAATGAATAATGTGTATTGGGAGATATCAAAACCAAATGGTACAGGACAGATAATGACAatcaacacattttaacaaactaAAGAGGTGTAGCctcactttacaaccacaaatcaTGTGCATTTTATTGTGCTTTCAGATGCAGTGGCacacaattgtgaagtagaagcttttttatttttttatataaacaacaATCTGAAGAGTGCGTAGTGCATATGAATTCAGCTAACTTAATTATGATACCCTCCCCAAATAAAAATCCCTACAACCAGTTGCCTTAAAGCCTGGTTCATGGTTGACGCATCTGTGAAGTCTGCACAGCCATATTACATCATTTTGGCTACCACACGTGGCCAAAAGTTTCCGCTCCGCGCACGTAGGAAATTTCCTGACTACGCGGATGGTTGAGTGCAGAAAAACGTGGCAGACAAGCAAGCACTTCTTCTGGCAGAGGTTCGTTAATGTAGACATGTATTCAAGTTGAAAAAATTAAGAATGGCAAGATGAAAGCCATTTTTGAAAGAGCTAACAAGaactctttatatatatatatatatatatatatatatatatatatatatatatatatatatatatatatatatatatatatatatcgttgGTTGCCATGAAGGGGACAGAGCAAACATGTCAAAACAGTTCTGGTAAGGTTATTCTTGTCTGACATACTTGGAAAATGTATGTATGAAACCTAACAATGAAACCTGGTGGTGATGTCACTGTGCTTTGTAAAAGCTTTGAGGAGAGGATTGATcgagctaaatacagagcaaacctggagagaaccttccagaggctgcaaaagacttgagactggggcaaaGGTTCCCTTTCCTGGAAGAAAGCCCTAAGCATTCTGCCACAGATACAATAGAATGGTTTCGATGAAAGTGTAGTCATTTGTTAGATCCACCCAGTCACAATCAGTTCAGACCTGTAGAAAGACTTTAAATTTGTTGTTCATGGAAAATCTCAAACCAATCTGATCGAGCTATAGAGTAGAATAGATACACAATTCTCTATAAAGATAATACAGACCTACCCAAAAATACTTCTGTAATTACAGTGAAACGTTCTACAGTGTTAACTCAAGTGG
The genomic region above belongs to Fundulus heteroclitus isolate FHET01 unplaced genomic scaffold, MU-UCD_Fhet_4.1 scaffold_76, whole genome shotgun sequence and contains:
- the chgb gene encoding secretogranin-1; the encoded protein is MGLCDRLSGAHGGEPEEERSQEDWDVEKRQDARDKRIWKPTHRYHHKIKLHRRSDEPSEVEEYEDRSQESWDVDKRGWRPGRFHQRRQKRDEELSEEAKEEPDEERSQEYWDVDTGREKREWRAGRHHQRRHKRDEELSEEAKEEPEEERSQEYWDVDTGREKREWRAGRHHQRRHKRDEELSEEPEEERSQEYWDFDTGREKRTWRPGRYSQRRHKRGEELPEEAREEPNEERSQEYWDFDKRDENEDEEREEKDRDEALRYLAEKRNPWIYRGYYHPAWFKRDSDEHATKMDELTKLLSYKLNQLSNHSDKEEVKRSPQQRQLTPQEEKELENLAAMDMELQKIAVKLHDKTA